The following proteins come from a genomic window of Novosphingobium sp. P6W:
- a CDS encoding glutamate carboxypeptidase gives MPLHPLQSHLRSGGHRKASLATALVSLCTPWVPLGAVPACARDVSPKVLRAAVQVQVPASVRELGEMVGIDSGSSDSAGLKVMATYLEARLAALGAKVERRPVPPAAGDMLVATLHGSGSAKFLLLAHMDTVYQPGAAAKWPFVVKGDQATGPGVSDDKGGIAVVLGTLAMLRQLRFADYGTITVAFNPDEEIGSPGSRTLIQDLGSQHDYVLSCEPGGKERILATSGIATLTMTVEGKPAHAGVAPQDGRNALVAAADVIARTRDWSEPDKGFKFNWTIARSGEKHNIVPDHAEATADIRYVREADVTALMARIQELAAVPTVAETKIGFTVNRNRPPMVPTDKARAIAVVAAQAATEFGYPVIIRDTPFGGGSDAAYAAASGKPGVVESFGIGGNHGHTFGEETADLGSLASSIYIMARTIMRLSDA, from the coding sequence ATGCCGCTGCACCCCCTACAATCGCATCTCCGGTCCGGTGGGCACCGCAAGGCCAGTCTTGCCACTGCCTTGGTGTCGCTGTGCACCCCGTGGGTTCCCTTGGGTGCCGTTCCGGCTTGCGCCCGCGATGTTTCGCCTAAAGTCCTCAGAGCCGCTGTTCAAGTTCAAGTCCCGGCATCGGTGCGGGAACTGGGTGAAATGGTAGGCATAGATTCTGGATCGAGCGACAGCGCCGGCCTCAAGGTCATGGCCACTTATCTGGAAGCCCGTCTGGCAGCGCTTGGTGCAAAGGTAGAGCGCAGGCCCGTTCCCCCGGCAGCGGGTGACATGCTGGTCGCGACGTTGCATGGTTCCGGGAGCGCCAAATTCCTGTTGCTGGCTCACATGGACACCGTTTACCAGCCTGGAGCTGCCGCGAAATGGCCCTTCGTGGTCAAGGGCGACCAAGCGACCGGTCCTGGCGTGAGCGATGACAAGGGCGGCATTGCGGTGGTTTTGGGCACGCTGGCAATGCTGCGCCAACTCCGGTTCGCGGACTACGGTACGATCACCGTAGCCTTCAATCCTGACGAGGAGATCGGATCCCCCGGCTCGCGCACGCTGATCCAGGACCTCGGTTCGCAGCACGACTACGTGCTCTCGTGCGAGCCCGGCGGCAAGGAGCGCATTCTCGCCACCAGCGGGATCGCCACGCTCACCATGACGGTGGAGGGCAAGCCCGCGCACGCCGGAGTAGCCCCGCAGGACGGGCGAAATGCGTTGGTTGCAGCGGCTGATGTGATCGCTCGCACGCGCGATTGGTCCGAACCCGACAAGGGCTTCAAATTCAATTGGACGATTGCCCGCTCTGGCGAGAAGCACAACATCGTGCCTGACCATGCGGAAGCGACCGCGGATATCCGCTATGTCCGTGAAGCGGACGTGACCGCTCTGATGGCCCGCATTCAGGAGCTTGCCGCCGTTCCCACAGTTGCAGAAACAAAGATCGGCTTCACAGTGAACCGCAATCGCCCGCCGATGGTCCCTACCGACAAGGCAAGGGCGATAGCGGTGGTGGCGGCGCAGGCCGCGACCGAGTTCGGGTATCCCGTCATCATCCGCGATACGCCGTTCGGCGGCGGCAGCGACGCGGCTTATGCTGCCGCTTCCGGCAAGCCGGGCGTGGTGGAGAGCTTTGGCATCGGCGGCAATCACGGCCACACTTTCGGCGAGGAAACGGCGGACCTCGGCTCGCTGGCATCCTCGATTTACATCATGGCCCGGACGATTATGCGGTTATCAGACGCTTGA
- a CDS encoding MFS transporter, whose product MNIGIRARLSLMMFLQYFVWGAWWVPFGTYLMHAGLGSWIGTMFSAQGLAAILSPLFVGVIADRYFSAQKVVAVLHLAGGAALLALSYAGAEPGLVFALTLGALLAYMPTLPLTNAIAFAAMTDTERQFPAVRVLGTIGWIIAGLLVGWLGAEQSALPLRIAAGVSALYAAYAFTLPATPPAAPAGASIGVAGLLGLDAVRGGDRSFWTLIVCSLLLMVPLSFYYAYANPFLVAVGVTAAAGVQTIGQVSEVGFLLLLPLFLRWFGMKTVLMIGMLAWTARYCLFAFGFDTSGPNMPMLLIALALHGVCFDFFLVAGQIWVDKRFPAETRGRAQSFLALVTWGIGSIIGSLLANAVYVAHGSASADAPAVDWHGFWLVPSALAAVVAIAFAFSFRDRAASRADV is encoded by the coding sequence ATGAACATCGGCATTCGCGCGCGTCTTTCGCTAATGATGTTCCTGCAGTATTTCGTGTGGGGTGCATGGTGGGTTCCGTTTGGCACCTACCTGATGCATGCCGGGCTCGGATCGTGGATTGGCACGATGTTTTCGGCGCAGGGCTTGGCCGCTATCCTCTCGCCACTTTTCGTCGGAGTCATCGCGGATCGCTACTTTTCGGCGCAGAAGGTTGTCGCCGTGCTCCACCTCGCCGGAGGCGCGGCGCTGCTGGCGCTTTCCTATGCGGGCGCAGAGCCCGGACTGGTCTTTGCGCTGACGCTGGGTGCTCTGCTGGCTTACATGCCGACCCTGCCACTGACCAACGCAATCGCCTTTGCGGCAATGACCGACACTGAGCGCCAGTTCCCGGCCGTTCGCGTGCTGGGCACGATCGGATGGATCATCGCCGGCCTGCTGGTTGGATGGCTTGGCGCGGAACAGTCGGCGCTGCCGCTGCGCATCGCGGCGGGCGTATCGGCCCTTTACGCGGCCTATGCTTTCACCTTGCCCGCGACGCCCCCGGCCGCGCCTGCTGGCGCGTCCATCGGCGTGGCGGGCCTTCTTGGACTGGACGCGGTCCGGGGCGGCGATCGCTCATTCTGGACGCTGATCGTGTGTTCCCTACTGCTGATGGTTCCGCTCAGCTTCTATTACGCTTACGCCAATCCGTTTCTGGTTGCCGTAGGGGTTACCGCTGCAGCGGGGGTCCAGACCATCGGTCAGGTCTCCGAAGTCGGTTTCCTGCTTCTTCTGCCTCTGTTCCTGCGCTGGTTCGGGATGAAGACCGTACTGATGATCGGCATGCTGGCCTGGACCGCACGCTACTGCCTGTTCGCTTTCGGGTTCGATACGAGTGGCCCGAATATGCCGATGCTGCTCATCGCGCTGGCGCTGCACGGCGTCTGCTTCGATTTCTTCCTCGTCGCCGGACAGATCTGGGTGGACAAGCGCTTTCCGGCAGAAACGCGCGGACGGGCGCAGTCCTTCCTGGCGCTCGTCACATGGGGCATCGGATCCATCATCGGGAGCCTGCTCGCCAATGCGGTCTATGTCGCGCATGGCAGCGCAAGCGCTGATGCGCCCGCCGTCGACTGGCACGGCTTCTGGCTGGTCCCGTCGGCGCTGGCTGCGGTGGTCGCCATCGCATTCGCATTTTCTTTCCGTGACCGGGCAGCTTCCCGCGCCGACGTTTGA
- a CDS encoding helix-turn-helix domain-containing protein, translating into MKIGDLAKLTDTRVETIRFYEKEGLLPAPGRNSGNYRIYEEPHLNRLSFIRRSRDLGFTLDQVRKLLKLADARDAPCTEVGAITAENIAEIDRKLVDLGALRDQLVRRLDRCAGSTIAECRIIDALGPNLPTC; encoded by the coding sequence ATGAAAATCGGCGATCTCGCAAAGCTGACCGACACGAGGGTCGAGACCATCCGCTTCTATGAGAAGGAAGGCTTGCTGCCGGCGCCGGGCCGCAACAGCGGGAACTATCGGATCTATGAAGAGCCGCATCTCAACAGGCTATCTTTCATCCGCCGGTCGCGAGATCTCGGATTTACGCTCGACCAGGTGCGCAAGCTCCTGAAACTGGCGGACGCCCGTGATGCGCCCTGCACCGAGGTGGGCGCAATTACCGCCGAGAACATCGCTGAGATCGACCGGAAGCTCGTCGACCTTGGCGCGTTACGCGACCAGCTAGTCCGGCGCCTAGATCGATGTGCTGGCTCGACTATCGCCGAATGCCGTATCATCGATGCGCTCGGCCCAAACCTGCCCACATGCTGA
- a CDS encoding Gfo/Idh/MocA family protein, producing the protein MNGQVRYAMIGGGNGAFIGPVHRTAAAIAGNCRLVAGAFSRDRSRSQATGQELGLAADRCHAGWQDLVSHECSLPAAERAQFIAIVAPNNVHAPAAIAAMEAGFAVLIEKPLADSSQAARAICEAATRTGMACGVTHPYVAYPMALQASRLIAQGALGRIRRIAVRYVQGWLANAQDGAGKQAAWRLDPAQSGVGGAVGDIGTHAFNLVETMTGERITHVCADLRTVFADRTLDDDGAALLRLSGGGSGTLIASQVCAGEANGLTVAIWGEKATLHWNQEDPNRLRVIRSAGPQEIWNCGQDRSYLDGEVRSWTRTPAGHPEGFLEAFANIYRDFAAAVEGAPPAFPAFAPIGAGMRAMAFVDAMVASSRADSAWTPIGAPGPLE; encoded by the coding sequence GTGAACGGTCAGGTGCGCTATGCGATGATCGGCGGCGGCAACGGTGCGTTCATCGGCCCGGTCCATCGCACAGCTGCCGCAATCGCAGGCAATTGCAGATTGGTCGCCGGCGCGTTCAGCCGCGATCGATCCCGATCGCAGGCGACAGGTCAGGAACTTGGTCTGGCAGCGGATCGGTGCCATGCGGGCTGGCAGGATCTCGTCTCTCACGAATGCAGCCTGCCCGCAGCGGAGCGGGCGCAGTTCATTGCCATCGTTGCTCCCAACAACGTCCACGCCCCCGCCGCGATCGCTGCAATGGAGGCGGGGTTCGCTGTTCTGATCGAAAAGCCGCTGGCTGACAGTTCGCAGGCGGCGCGGGCAATCTGCGAGGCGGCCACGCGCACTGGCATGGCCTGCGGTGTGACTCATCCCTATGTCGCCTATCCCATGGCGCTCCAGGCAAGCCGCCTGATCGCACAAGGCGCGCTTGGCCGTATCCGGCGGATTGCGGTGCGTTACGTGCAAGGGTGGCTGGCAAACGCGCAAGATGGCGCGGGCAAGCAGGCCGCTTGGCGCCTTGACCCCGCGCAGTCCGGCGTCGGCGGCGCGGTGGGCGATATCGGCACCCACGCTTTCAATCTGGTGGAGACCATGACCGGCGAGCGGATCACCCATGTCTGCGCCGATCTGCGCACGGTCTTTGCCGACCGCACACTGGACGACGATGGCGCGGCACTTTTGCGTCTTTCCGGGGGCGGTTCGGGAACGCTGATTGCCAGTCAGGTCTGCGCCGGGGAGGCCAACGGGCTGACTGTCGCCATCTGGGGCGAAAAGGCGACGCTTCACTGGAACCAGGAAGACCCCAACCGCTTGCGCGTGATCCGTAGCGCAGGTCCGCAGGAAATATGGAACTGCGGCCAGGACCGCAGCTACCTCGATGGCGAAGTACGGTCCTGGACGCGGACTCCTGCCGGGCATCCTGAGGGCTTTCTGGAGGCATTTGCCAACATCTATCGAGATTTCGCAGCTGCAGTCGAAGGCGCTCCGCCAGCTTTTCCTGCTTTTGCGCCAATTGGAGCGGGGATGCGGGCAATGGCCTTCGTCGATGCCATGGTGGCAAGCAGCAGGGCCGACAGTGCGTGGACGCCCATTGGCGCCCCCGGGCCGCTGGAATAG
- a CDS encoding FAD-dependent oxidoreductase has translation MSGPFDVIVIGSGITGGWAAKELTERGLNVLMLERGRAIEHQAGYANEVTPPWELPFRGFGDPKLNAADYAVQSKGMGFTEWSRDHFVNDRLNPYQTTEKDPFQWRRAYQLGGRSLVWGRQCYRWGDLDWGANARDGHGTDWPIRYADMKAWYDHVEDFIGVSGSHEGLEQLPDGVFQPAMEMNVVEAALKAQIAKRWPDRRLIMGRSSNMTEPKGDRQRCQYRNICSRGCSYGSYFSTQSSTLPAARATGRLTLVTDAVVDSLEYDPVHKRISGVRVLDANTRQRTVYRSAMVFLCAGSVNSISVLLRSADAQNPGGLANSSGALGRYFMDHALAMSVVARIPGFEGHAYYGNRPVSVVIPRFVNLDGEDREMLRGYSYQGGATRRGWADGIGTPGVGAELKARTSSPGDWTMLLGAFAECLPMENNRVTIDPNKMDSLGMPQTRIEFAYGENERKLVAHALTEAKAMVGLMDAEIISESADVGSGGGAVHEMGGARMGHDPRTSVLNAHNQAHDIANLFVTDGSAMASSACQNPSLTYMALTARAAAYAAQALTNGALAVSA, from the coding sequence ATGAGCGGACCTTTTGACGTAATCGTTATCGGATCGGGCATCACCGGCGGCTGGGCGGCCAAGGAGCTGACCGAAAGGGGCCTCAATGTCCTGATGCTGGAGCGCGGCCGCGCGATCGAACACCAGGCCGGCTATGCCAATGAAGTGACACCGCCCTGGGAATTGCCGTTTCGCGGCTTCGGCGACCCAAAGCTCAACGCCGCCGACTATGCGGTACAGAGCAAGGGCATGGGCTTCACCGAATGGTCGCGCGACCACTTCGTAAATGACCGGCTCAACCCCTACCAGACCACCGAGAAGGACCCGTTCCAGTGGCGGCGTGCCTACCAGCTGGGCGGACGTTCGCTGGTCTGGGGCCGCCAGTGCTACCGCTGGGGCGACCTCGACTGGGGTGCCAACGCGCGCGACGGCCACGGAACCGACTGGCCCATCCGCTATGCCGACATGAAGGCATGGTACGACCACGTGGAGGATTTCATCGGCGTGTCCGGGTCGCACGAAGGATTAGAGCAGTTGCCCGATGGTGTGTTTCAGCCGGCGATGGAAATGAACGTTGTCGAGGCGGCGCTAAAGGCGCAGATCGCCAAGCGCTGGCCGGATCGCCGCCTCATCATGGGGCGCAGCTCCAACATGACCGAGCCGAAGGGCGATCGCCAGCGCTGCCAGTATCGCAACATCTGTTCGCGCGGTTGCTCCTACGGCAGCTATTTTAGCACCCAAAGCTCGACCTTGCCCGCCGCGCGCGCCACCGGGCGCCTGACGCTGGTGACGGACGCGGTCGTGGACAGTCTCGAATATGATCCCGTCCACAAGCGGATCAGCGGCGTGCGCGTGCTCGATGCGAATACGCGGCAGCGCACCGTTTATCGCAGCGCCATGGTCTTCCTGTGCGCGGGCAGCGTGAATTCGATCAGCGTGCTGCTGCGATCCGCCGATGCGCAGAACCCGGGAGGGCTGGCGAATTCCAGCGGCGCTCTGGGTCGCTACTTCATGGACCATGCGCTGGCGATGTCAGTCGTCGCGCGCATCCCGGGTTTCGAGGGCCATGCCTATTACGGTAATCGGCCCGTCTCAGTGGTCATCCCGCGTTTCGTGAACCTCGATGGGGAGGACCGCGAAATGCTGCGCGGCTACTCCTATCAGGGCGGCGCGACACGGCGCGGTTGGGCCGACGGCATCGGCACACCGGGCGTGGGCGCAGAACTAAAGGCGCGCACGAGCAGTCCCGGCGACTGGACCATGTTGCTGGGGGCATTCGCCGAATGCCTGCCAATGGAAAACAACCGCGTCACCATAGACCCCAACAAGATGGATAGTCTGGGCATGCCTCAGACGCGCATCGAGTTCGCCTATGGCGAGAACGAGCGCAAGCTGGTCGCGCATGCGCTGACCGAGGCCAAAGCGATGGTCGGGCTGATGGATGCCGAGATCATCTCGGAATCGGCCGACGTCGGCTCTGGCGGCGGCGCGGTGCACGAGATGGGCGGCGCGCGCATGGGCCACGATCCGCGCACTTCGGTGCTCAACGCGCACAATCAGGCGCATGACATCGCCAACCTGTTCGTAACGGACGGATCGGCGATGGCGTCGAGCGCCTGCCAGAATCCCTCGCTGACCTACATGGCGCTGACGGCGCGCGCGGCCGCCTATGCCGCACAGGCGCTGACAAACGGCGCACTAGCTGTCAGCGCCTGA
- a CDS encoding gluconate 2-dehydrogenase subunit 3 family protein, producing the protein MSNNLMRNGVGIGFDRRSALQCGARLLQVLAATSALNAVAGCAPDELGAARHSTLAGILLGLVIPATETAGGGNQTNLEFVLRAVDAGLMGTPLNTLSRLEAELDDDSGGFLWRARFVDLAQDRQAAVLSEYDRRVFSRPITFPCPWFTAKALILMAYYTSETGASEQLTYEIAPGRYDRDVPVTPGWRPMSNDYSANSIKKKIAGT; encoded by the coding sequence GTGTCAAACAATCTCATGAGGAACGGTGTGGGCATCGGTTTCGACCGGCGGTCGGCCTTGCAGTGCGGTGCGCGTCTCCTGCAGGTTCTGGCCGCAACTTCCGCGCTGAACGCGGTTGCGGGATGCGCGCCCGATGAACTGGGTGCAGCCCGGCACAGCACGCTGGCGGGGATTCTTCTCGGACTGGTGATCCCTGCCACCGAGACGGCAGGCGGCGGTAACCAGACAAACCTGGAATTCGTGCTGCGGGCGGTGGATGCTGGCCTGATGGGCACGCCACTGAATACACTTTCGCGCTTGGAGGCTGAGCTCGACGACGACTCTGGCGGATTTCTCTGGCGTGCTCGCTTCGTCGATCTTGCGCAGGACCGCCAGGCTGCGGTTCTGTCCGAGTACGACCGACGGGTTTTTTCTCGCCCAATCACATTCCCGTGCCCATGGTTCACGGCCAAGGCTCTGATCCTGATGGCTTATTATACATCAGAGACCGGCGCCAGCGAGCAGTTAACCTATGAAATAGCACCCGGCCGCTATGACCGCGACGTGCCGGTGACGCCTGGGTGGCGGCCGATGTCGAACGATTATTCCGCCAATTCTATCAAGAAGAAGATCGCAGGCACATGA
- a CDS encoding sugar phosphate isomerase/epimerase — translation MKTIKGPGIFLAQFAGDDAPFNSLESIADWAAGLGYEGLQIPSNDARLFDLETAAESQTYCDDIAGMLAAKGLAITELSTHLQGQLVAVHPAYDLQFDGFAAPHVRGDPKARQEWAVEQLKLAAKASRRLGLTTQASFSGALAWPYFYAWPQRPMGLVEDAFKELARRWKPILDVFDDNGVDIGFELHPGEDLHDGATFEMFLDRVGNHPRANILYDPSHFVLQQLDYLAFLDIYHERIKCFHVKDAEFRPNGRVGVYGGYQGWVDRPGRFRSLGDGQVDFGQVFSKMAQYDFAGWAVLEWECALKHLETGAIEGAPFIKRHIIHATDRAFDDFAASVSNREFNARLMGF, via the coding sequence ATGAAGACGATCAAGGGCCCCGGCATCTTCCTCGCCCAGTTCGCGGGCGACGATGCACCGTTCAATTCGCTGGAGAGCATCGCTGACTGGGCTGCGGGCCTGGGCTACGAAGGCTTGCAGATCCCTAGCAACGACGCACGCCTGTTCGACCTCGAAACCGCTGCCGAAAGCCAGACCTATTGCGATGATATCGCCGGGATGCTCGCCGCGAAGGGGCTGGCCATCACTGAGTTGTCGACGCACCTGCAAGGCCAACTGGTCGCCGTGCACCCAGCTTACGACCTCCAGTTCGACGGCTTCGCAGCCCCGCATGTTCGCGGAGATCCCAAAGCCCGTCAGGAATGGGCGGTCGAGCAGCTGAAGCTGGCGGCGAAGGCCAGTCGTCGCCTTGGTTTGACCACGCAGGCCAGTTTCTCCGGCGCGCTGGCATGGCCTTATTTCTACGCCTGGCCGCAGCGCCCCATGGGACTGGTGGAGGATGCGTTCAAAGAACTGGCCCGGCGGTGGAAGCCAATTCTTGACGTGTTCGATGACAACGGCGTCGATATAGGGTTCGAGCTACATCCCGGCGAAGACCTGCACGACGGAGCCACTTTCGAGATGTTCCTCGACCGGGTGGGCAACCATCCACGCGCCAACATCCTCTACGATCCCAGCCACTTCGTGCTGCAGCAACTGGATTATCTCGCGTTCCTCGACATCTATCACGAGCGGATCAAGTGCTTCCACGTCAAGGATGCCGAGTTCCGACCCAATGGCCGCGTCGGCGTTTATGGGGGGTATCAGGGGTGGGTCGACCGCCCGGGCCGATTCCGTTCGCTGGGCGACGGGCAGGTCGATTTCGGGCAGGTCTTCTCGAAAATGGCGCAGTACGACTTCGCCGGCTGGGCCGTGCTGGAATGGGAGTGCGCCCTCAAGCATTTGGAAACTGGCGCAATCGAAGGGGCACCTTTTATCAAGCGCCATATTATTCATGCTACGGACCGCGCCTTTGACGATTTTGCCGCCAGTGTTAGCAACCGAGAATTTAATGCTCGACTAATGGGATTTTAA
- a CDS encoding sulfite exporter TauE/SafE family protein, which translates to MLALVFFLVAVLFAAVGQAGATGYLAALGWAGYGPDCIRPVALSLNIIVAAVGTFQFARAKKLSLRTFYPFGVLGFPFSIAGGLLTLPHAIYFPIVGGLLLLAAVQLARLAIQGHQTLDQELPPPFLWALLTGAGVGFVSGLTGTGGGIFLAPILYLTGWVGSSRASGVTAAYNLLNSAAALAAVLATAPGFPTAMPIWLLAVAAGGGIGSTLGARFLPERALRALLAVVLLVSAVRFLLG; encoded by the coding sequence ATGCTCGCGCTGGTCTTTTTTCTCGTTGCCGTATTGTTCGCTGCGGTCGGACAAGCTGGCGCGACGGGATATCTCGCTGCGCTGGGGTGGGCGGGATATGGACCTGACTGCATCCGCCCCGTCGCGCTCTCTCTGAATATAATTGTAGCAGCGGTTGGCACGTTTCAGTTCGCTCGTGCCAAAAAGCTGTCGTTGCGCACCTTCTATCCCTTCGGCGTGCTGGGCTTCCCGTTCTCTATCGCAGGCGGCCTGTTGACTCTCCCGCACGCGATTTACTTCCCGATTGTCGGGGGCCTCCTTCTGCTAGCCGCAGTGCAGTTGGCGCGGTTGGCGATCCAGGGTCACCAGACTTTGGATCAGGAGCTGCCCCCGCCATTTCTATGGGCATTACTGACCGGCGCCGGAGTTGGTTTTGTCTCAGGATTGACCGGCACGGGAGGAGGCATCTTTCTCGCTCCGATTCTCTACCTCACCGGATGGGTAGGTAGTTCGCGCGCGTCCGGTGTCACCGCCGCATACAATCTGCTCAACTCTGCGGCCGCGCTGGCAGCCGTCCTTGCGACCGCGCCCGGATTCCCGACAGCCATGCCGATATGGTTGCTCGCCGTCGCCGCAGGCGGCGGCATCGGATCGACATTGGGCGCGCGATTTCTTCCTGAAAGAGCGCTGAGGGCGCTGTTGGCCGTTGTGCTATTGGTGTCGGCGGTCCGGTTTCTATTGGGTTAG
- a CDS encoding cation transporter: protein MAQDCCSKKSDTLAQLAAKKDQRRVLIIVMIVNLVMFVAEFSGGVVARSSALMADSVDMLGDAFVYALSLYALHRGPRWETGAAIAKGVIILLFGVAVIVEIADKIVNGVPPSSGLMMAVGSAALAANLICLALLWRFRTLNVNMSSTFECSRNDVASNVGVLIAAGLVSATGAGWPDIAIGAIIALIFLRSAWHVLAEAIPAWREARAFSRHGG, encoded by the coding sequence ATGGCGCAGGATTGCTGCTCGAAGAAGAGCGATACGCTGGCCCAGCTCGCGGCAAAGAAAGACCAGCGACGCGTCCTCATTATCGTCATGATCGTCAATCTGGTGATGTTCGTCGCGGAGTTCAGCGGCGGTGTGGTTGCCCGCTCGTCCGCTTTGATGGCCGATTCCGTAGACATGCTCGGCGATGCCTTTGTCTATGCGCTCAGCCTCTACGCCCTGCATCGCGGACCACGCTGGGAAACTGGCGCTGCAATCGCCAAGGGGGTGATCATCCTGCTGTTCGGTGTCGCCGTGATCGTCGAAATCGCGGACAAGATCGTGAACGGCGTGCCACCGTCGTCGGGCCTGATGATGGCCGTGGGGAGTGCCGCGCTCGCGGCGAACTTGATTTGCCTTGCCCTCCTATGGCGCTTCCGGACGCTCAACGTGAATATGTCGAGCACCTTCGAGTGCTCGCGCAACGATGTGGCATCCAATGTCGGCGTGCTGATCGCGGCGGGGCTGGTTTCGGCGACCGGGGCTGGATGGCCCGATATTGCCATCGGCGCCATCATCGCTCTCATTTTCCTTCGCTCCGCCTGGCATGTTCTGGCGGAAGCAATCCCGGCCTGGCGCGAGGCGCGAGCGTTTTCGCGACATGGTGGTTGA